In bacterium, the genomic stretch ATACTTTTTTGGGAACTTTGTTCCTAATAGCTTTCATGCCGGTCTCCTTTATAACACACTATAAAAGATTCGGCTGAAAGCTATTTTTTTATATACTTTTTTTTAAATTTGCCAAACTCAAGTATTAATAATTAGACTTTTCTGCTTACAAAATTCTATTTTGTAAACCTTTTACGTAATCCGGCAAAACCAAATAAACCGGTAGCCAAACTACCCAGTAAAAACATTGTACTTGGTTCAGGAACTTTGCCATTTATATCATCGTTACCACATGACATAGTCCAGTGGGCTGAAAGTTTATCAACTAAAAAAGAAGACGCATTAAAACTGACTATCCTGTAATAACTTAGAGGACCACCATAATAATAATATGCATCTTCTGTGCGGGGATTATCACCGGAACCACCATAATTGGAAACTAATGATGTAATTAATGCTCCCGACTCCATTGCAAACGGTTTAGTAATTGCATATGGGCCATTAACATCATTATTCCATAAACTAACGCTGTATACTCCTGCTGAATCCAAACCGGGCGTGCCTGTATTACCGCCAACTGTTTCACCATTCACATAGTCTCTGGTAAAAAGCCCAAAATCAACTGCATATTCATATGTTGAAGGAGTTCCATCAAATGACAGCGCTAAATCACCTGCATAATAGTCATGCCCTCCCCAATATATATGCCCGTCAGCCACATCAAAACCAGTTTGTAACCCTAATGAAAGAATACCTGCTTCAAGTTTATAAAATAAATACTCAGCATCAAAGGGTTGTCCCCCGCCGCCGGGACCAATCCACCCGTCTTTTCTAATCTTGTCTTCACTGGATAATAGTGTCCATGTGCTGTCGAATACCGATAAAGGGACCGCACTGCTTTTTGTATAAATACCAAGCAATACAATAACAGCTAAAAATGTATTCTTTACTATCTTCATAGAAAATAAATTTCTCATTTTTTACACCTCCTTTCTACGTTAAAATCAAAATATGCAAAAAATAAAAAAGCCAGTTACATATCAAAATAACTGGCTTTTGTCCTTTAATTTAATTTTCTCTAAATACTTAAGCTTGACCTATGCCCTTTATTAATTACGTATTCTGTAGTTTTACTAAAATTCTATACTAAAAAAGTACTCCTGTCAAGTCTTTTTTTTGTATTTCGCAGCCTGGAAAAATTCAGTATTTATCTATACAAAAAGTTATTATTTATTAATTCATAATTGCGATTAAACCTGACAGGAATTTCTACCTCAGACTTACAGTTTTGGCATTTAGCTATTGTTTTACCCTGGTCAAAAATTATTATCCTGGTTCTTAGCTTTTGCTTTCTGCCTTCATTGGAAATAATTGTTTTATTACAAATTGGACATTTCATAAGACCACCCCTCCATTTGTATTCAACTACAGAAGGTATATTATCATACAATATAATCTGAAGTCAAGCAAAATCTTAATTTTTCTAAATTTGTATTGCTTTAAGCCATGCCCTATTTTCAACATACCAATTAACTGTTCTTTTTATTCCTTCCTCCAATTTAACGCCGGGCTTCCAGTTTAAAAGCTTTTTTGCCTTGCTTATATCAGCCCATGTGGCTTTTATATCTGCTTTATGAAAAGGTAATTTTTTTATTTTCGCTTTTTTGTTTAAATATTTCTCTATAAGTTTAATAACATAACTTAATTTATACGGATCATTCCCGCCAAGGTTTACTATTCCAAAATCCGTCATTTTTAATGCATCCATAGTGCCTCCAGCAATATCATCAATATAAGTAAAATCCCTGCTCTGGGTCCCATTCCCAAAAAGCTCAAGAGGCTTTCCTTCATCGATCCATTTTATGAACCTGAAAATACTCATATCAGGGCGCCCCGCAGGCCCATAGACAGTAAAATATCTTAAAATCGTTATATCCACCCCGTAAAGATAATGATATGCATAGCATAAAGCCTCTGCCGCTTTTTTGCTTGCGGCATAAGGAGAAATCGGCGTGTTTACCGCAAGTGTTTCCTTAAAGGGCATTTTTTGCCCCGCATATAATGACGAAGTTGAGGCTAAAATAAACTTTTTAATTGCATAATCTTTGCAAAGTTCAAGAAGATTTAATGTCCCCATAGCATTTGTCGACATATATACAAAAGGATTTTCCATGCTGTACCTGACCCCTGCCCGCGCGGCCAAATTTATTACTGCATCCGGCTTATGGTTTCTAATAATACCCTTTACCGCAGAAAGGTTTTCAATATCCATTTTATGAAATCTGAAATTCTTAAAATTTTTCAATTGATTAAGACGATGTGTTTTTAACCGGACATCATAATAATCATTCATGTTATCAATCCCGATAACTTCGATATTTTTTTTCAATAATTTTTCAGCGGTTTTCGCGCCGATAAAACCTGCTGCCCCAGTTAATATTATTGTCTTCATAACTGTTACAATCTCCAATAAAGTAAACCTGAATTATTAAAACCATCCGGCCCAAACATTCCTTTGACATCAATTACCACACCTTTGCCGTTTTTATTTGAAAGATGAGTTTTTAGTTTTTGTATGCTCAAAATCTTTTCAAAATGGGCATGGTTAACCGCAATTATGATTGCATCGCATTTTATTTTAGCATCATATTCCTCAAGTTTTATCCCATATTCATGCCTGACCTCCTCTTTATCTGCCAAAGGGTCACATACAAGGACATCAATCCCGTATTGCTTTAGTTCATTTATTAT encodes the following:
- a CDS encoding PEP-CTERM sorting domain-containing protein translates to MKIVKNTFLAVIVLLGIYTKSSAVPLSVFDSTWTLLSSEDKIRKDGWIGPGGGGQPFDAEYLFYKLEAGILSLGLQTGFDVADGHIYWGGHDYYAGDLALSFDGTPSTYEYAVDFGLFTRDYVNGETVGGNTGTPGLDSAGVYSVSLWNNDVNGPYAITKPFAMESGALITSLVSNYGGSGDNPRTEDAYYYYGGPLSYYRIVSFNASSFLVDKLSAHWTMSCGNDDINGKVPEPSTMFLLGSLATGLFGFAGLRKRFTK
- a CDS encoding GDP-mannose 4,6-dehydratase, translating into MKTIILTGAAGFIGAKTAEKLLKKNIEVIGIDNMNDYYDVRLKTHRLNQLKNFKNFRFHKMDIENLSAVKGIIRNHKPDAVINLAARAGVRYSMENPFVYMSTNAMGTLNLLELCKDYAIKKFILASTSSLYAGQKMPFKETLAVNTPISPYAASKKAAEALCYAYHYLYGVDITILRYFTVYGPAGRPDMSIFRFIKWIDEGKPLELFGNGTQSRDFTYIDDIAGGTMDALKMTDFGIVNLGGNDPYKLSYVIKLIEKYLNKKAKIKKLPFHKADIKATWADISKAKKLLNWKPGVKLEEGIKRTVNWYVENRAWLKAIQI